Below is a window of Stappia sp. DNA.
TTTCCAGATCGACGCCCCGCATCGACGCCTCGCGGAAATCCGCAAGGCTGAGATCGGCACGCTCGACCTCCGCGCGCCGCAGATCCGCGCCGCGCAGATTGGCGCCGACCAGCCTGGCCTCCTTCAGGTCCGCCTCGCGCAGCACCGCCCGCGACAGATCGGCCTTTTCCACCGACAGGCCGCGCAGCTCGCCGAGCCGGAAGTCGCAGCGCACGCAGGCGCCGCTTTCCAGCAGGCGCTCAAGGTCGGCCTCGCTCGCCGCCGGCGCGCCCGCGGCAAGAAGGAGACCGGCGAGAGCGGACAGCAGAACCCGGACCGGGGGGAGGACTTGCATGACGAACCTCAAGGTTTTGGCGTGGCGCATTGTGAAAAGGTAAGTGCGTCGAATGGCATTGTAAGGGCGTCCCGTGGCCAGGACGTTACCGCGCGCCGGCCGGCATGCCGATACGGACCTGCGCGGATGGCAAGCCGGCGACATGCTGCTAGGATTTGGCGGGATACAGGGTGGAAACGGACCATGAGACTGCGGACCCTCGTCGGCCGGTTGCCGGGCGCCACGCTTGCGCTGACGCTTCTGATCGCGGCCTGTCTGAGCGTGCTCGAGGCCCCGCGCGCCGAGGCGGCGAGCCTGGTGGCGCGCATCGACCTGTCCGAGCAGCGCATGCGCGTCTACGAGAACGGCCGGCAGATCGCGACCTGGCTCGTCTCCACCGCAAGGCGCGGTTATCGCACGCCGACCGGCACATTCCGGCCGGGGCGCATGCATGAGCGCTATTTCTCCAGAAAATACGACAATGCGCCGATGCCGCATGCGATCTTCTTCCACGGCGGCTACGCCATCCACGGCACCACCGCGATCAAGAGCCTCGGCCAACCCGCCTCCCATGGCTGCGTGCGGCTGCATCCCGACAATGCGCGCCGGCTGTTCGCCCTGGTGAAACGCCATGGAAAGAGCAATGCGCGAATCGTCATTACCCGGTAACCTTTCCGCCAAGGTCCCGGCGTCCGTGTCTTTTCGCGGCGAACGGTTTGGCCTAGTGTACGCACCGATCGATGGGGCCATCGGGCTGACCGACTGGCTCCCCTCTCGCGAGATCGTGTCTTTGCGAGAAGTCACGGGCGAGAGGTCACGGGCGAAAGGTGACGGGACGAAGGAAGCCGGCGGGGTCGCATTTGCCGCCTTCCCTCGTCCGCCAATCGCTGACGACGCACAACCTGACTATCAGCGTGCCAACTGTGGAGCAAAACCCTTGCCAAATGGTTGGCACGCTGCTTTTTCCAGATCTCGTCGCTCCCCCCGTCGAAAAGCCGACATCTGGATCGCATTGACGATCTGGTAACGCCGCCTGCATCGCAGAACGCGAGGCGAAGCGCGAAAGCGTTATCAAGGCGTTAAGTCGAGGCGGACGAGCTCCCGCGCGTTACAGAAACTCCGCGCGTCACAGAAACTCCGCGCGCAGGTCGACGCTGGAGCGCACGCCGACATCGTCGAAATGCGCGTCCGCCCAGTCCGCGGCCGCCTTGCGGCCGATGTCGCGCAGATGCGTCAGGAAGCGCCATTCGGCATTGACCTTCGACGACGCCTGAAGCGGCTTCAGCCCGTCCGCCGAAATGCGGTGGATATGGACCTTCTGATAGTGGTCCGTGTCGAGCTTGCCCTCCTCGATCAGCCGGGTGACGAACTCGATCGCCCGCATCTCCCGCAGCAGCGTGGAGTTGAAGGTGATCTCGTTCAGCCGGTTGAGGATCTCGCGCGCGCTCTTCGGCGTTTCGGCCCGTTCGACCGGGTTGATCTGCACCAGCACCGTGTCGGCGGTGCCTTTCGGCGTGAACAGCGGAAACAGCGGCGGATTGCCCATGTAGCCGCCGTCCCAATAGGGCACGCCGTCGATCTCCACCGCCTGGAAGAGATGCGGCAGGCAGGCCGACGCCATCACCGCGTCGCAATCGATCTCCGCACCCGAGAACACCCGGATCTTGCCCGTGTGCACATTGGTCGCCGCCACATGCACCGCGATCCGGTCGCAGGCCCGCACCGCCTCGAAGTCGACCGTCTCCTCCACCACCTCGCGCAGCGGATTGATGTTGAGCGGATTGAACTCGTAGGGCGAGGAAAACCGGGAGGCGAGATCGAAGGCGAGGAAGCTCGGCGACATGTCGAGGCTCCACTCACCCATGATCACATCGAGTGGCGAGCGCTTGATCGGGCTGAGCCAGGCGCGGTCGCTCACCGCCTTCCAGAAGCGGTGCAGCGCGGCGCGCGCGCCCTCCGCGCCACCTTCGGTGAGCCCGGCCGCCAGCACCACCGCGTTCATCGCCCCGGCCGAGGTGCCGCTCACCGCTTCCACGCGGAAGCGCTCGCTTTCCATCAGCCAGTCGAGCACGCCCCAGGTGTAGGCGCCATGCGCGCCCCCGCCCTGGAGCGCCAGGTTGATTGGCTTGAGGGCCCGGGTCATGGCGCGGGATCCGCCCGGCCGGCGGTGCCGTGACGGCGCATCAATGCGCCGTCCAGCCGCCGTCGAGCTGCAGCATCGTGCCGGTGATGCAGGACGCCGCGTCGGAGGTGAGATAGAGCGCCATCGACGCCACCTGATCGACGGTGACGAACTCCTTGGTCGGCTGGGCGGCCAGCAGCACGTCGTTCTTGACCTGCTCCTCGGTCATCCCGCGCGCCTTCATGGTGTCGGGGATCTGGCGCTCGACGAGCGGCGTCCAGACGTAGCCCGGGCAGATCGCGTTGACGGTGATGCCGTTCTGCGCGACCTCCAGCGCCACCGTCTTGGTCAGCCCGGCGATGCCGTGCTTGGCCGCCACATAGGCGCTCTTGAAGGGCGAGGCGACCAGCGCGTGCGCGGACGCCGTGTTGATGATCCGGCCCCAGCCCTTTTCCTTCATCTTCGGCACCGCCGCGCGGATCGTATGGAACGACGACGACAGGTTGATGGCGAGGATCGCGTCCCACTTCTCGACCGGAAACTCCTCGACCGGCGACACATGCTGTATGCCGGCGTTGTTGACGAGCACGTCGACCGCGCCGAACTCCTTCTCCGCGTCCGCCATCATGGCGGCGATCTCGTCGGGTCTGGTCATGTCGGCGGACGAATAGCGGCAGGCCACGCCGTGCTCCGCCTCGATGCCGGCGCGGATCGTCTCGATCTCGTCCGCGTCGCCGAAACCGTTGAGGACGACATTCGCGCCGTTCTTCGCATAGGTCCGGGCGATGGCCAGCCCGATGCCGGAGGTCGAGCCGGTGACGAGCGCGGTCTTGGAGGTGAGCATGGGGGATCTCCTTGGAAGCGCCGGCCGAACGGCCGAGCGGTGCAGCAGTCTTTGAAAACGCATCCGTGTCGAAATGCCGGCGGTCGCCCGCGCATCAAACACGACATGGCATTGCACTGCAACACGATCACGACGGCGCCGCGAAGACGGACCCGCGCGCGCCCGGCGCGCGGTCGTTCACTCGGGCGCGCCGCCCGCCCCGCCCGCCGCCATCTGCCGCTCGCGCAGGATGTAATAGCCGCCGGTGAGGATGCCGATCTGCAAGGCGGTCCCCGCGATCTGGGCGGCGAGCGACAGGATCAGCGTCGCGACCAGCGAGAACATCCCGCCGCCGCCCAGCGCCACGAGCCAGCCCAGGGCCAGCAGCGGCAGGGTGACCGCCAGACTGGCCGCGATCCCCGACAGCACCATCGGCCCGCCGAGCCCGGCGCTGGAGCCGAAGGCCTCCTTGACCGACAGCGGCTCGTCGAGCGCGCAAGCCGGCAGGATGAGGGCGATGCGGGCGAGCAGCGGCAGCAGAATGAGGATCAGGACGCCGGACAGAACGAACACGGTGAAGACCCCGCCCGACACGTCCATGGCGCCGATGATCGCCGTGGTAAGAAAGGCGAGCGGCACGAAGAGCGCGCCCGCGATCAGCATCAGCAGCAGAAAGCGGCCCGCATAGGCGAGTTCCCGTCCACCGACCCTGAGGTTCACCGTCGGCGGCGTTTCATTCAACAGCAGACAGCGATGCCAGGCGACCGAGATCGAGGCGCTCGACAGCAGGGCCAGCGCCAGGAACACGACGCTCGCCAGCAGGTCGCCCGGCGCCGCGGTCATCGGCGTGTCGGGATCGGCCTGCGGCCCCGGCCCCAGCACGAGCTGCGCCAGCATCATCAGCGCGAACCACGCCCAGCAGATCTTGAGAAAATTCTCGAAATTGGAAAACAGCGCCTTGAAGGTGCCGGTGAACAGCCGAACCGTCGTTTGAAAAAACATGCCTCGTTCACTCCGCACGTTCGAGAAATGGGTGACGTGTGTCTTAGCGCACCTCAGTCGGTCTCGTGGTCTCTGCTTTATGTGCGTCTTCCGCGGTTTTCCGCTCTCTCAAGATCTGATATCCGCCGCTCATCACGCCGACCGCAAGGACGACAAGGACCATCGACGCGGCAATGTCGATGAAGAACGACGCCAGTTGCGCACCTCCCAGCACCCGAAGGGCCAACTCAAGGCCGTAGGAAATAGCGGTGATGCAAAGCCCGGCGAGGTAAACGGCAAGCGCCATCGGCAACCCGAGTCCTTCGCTGTCCGTGAAGGCCTCACCCAGCGTCATCGGTTCGTCGACGGCAACCGCCGGCAGCATCATGCTCAACCTGAGAAGGAACGGCAGAATCAGGAAGTTGAGCAGCGTCGACGCGACAAGAGCTTCCAGTTGGGTCGAAGGCTGCCAGATCACGGCGGCCATCAACGCCACCAGAAGAAGGGGAATGCACGTCAGCAGCGCCAACGCACCGCGGAGCAGGAACTTGATCTCTCGCTTCCAGACTCTCAGGTGAATGAAGCCAGGCGCTTCATCGAGCAGCAGTTTCCGATGCCAAGCCACGGGAACGGAGCAGAGCACAAACACCACCACCAGCGCTCCGGCGAAGACCGCACCCTGGAACGGCGCTGGAGCGCCTGCAAGCGGAACCCGGCCGAAATGCCCGGCCGGCGTTAGCAAGGCCGC
It encodes the following:
- a CDS encoding L,D-transpeptidase — its product is MRLRTLVGRLPGATLALTLLIAACLSVLEAPRAEAASLVARIDLSEQRMRVYENGRQIATWLVSTARRGYRTPTGTFRPGRMHERYFSRKYDNAPMPHAIFFHGGYAIHGTTAIKSLGQPASHGCVRLHPDNARRLFALVKRHGKSNARIVITR
- a CDS encoding patatin-like phospholipase family protein; its protein translation is MTRALKPINLALQGGGAHGAYTWGVLDWLMESERFRVEAVSGTSAGAMNAVVLAAGLTEGGAEGARAALHRFWKAVSDRAWLSPIKRSPLDVIMGEWSLDMSPSFLAFDLASRFSSPYEFNPLNINPLREVVEETVDFEAVRACDRIAVHVAATNVHTGKIRVFSGAEIDCDAVMASACLPHLFQAVEIDGVPYWDGGYMGNPPLFPLFTPKGTADTVLVQINPVERAETPKSAREILNRLNEITFNSTLLREMRAIEFVTRLIEEGKLDTDHYQKVHIHRISADGLKPLQASSKVNAEWRFLTHLRDIGRKAAADWADAHFDDVGVRSSVDLRAEFL
- a CDS encoding 3-hydroxybutyrate dehydrogenase, which translates into the protein MLTSKTALVTGSTSGIGLAIARTYAKNGANVVLNGFGDADEIETIRAGIEAEHGVACRYSSADMTRPDEIAAMMADAEKEFGAVDVLVNNAGIQHVSPVEEFPVEKWDAILAINLSSSFHTIRAAVPKMKEKGWGRIINTASAHALVASPFKSAYVAAKHGIAGLTKTVALEVAQNGITVNAICPGYVWTPLVERQIPDTMKARGMTEEQVKNDVLLAAQPTKEFVTVDQVASMALYLTSDAASCITGTMLQLDGGWTAH